The Candidatus Cloacimonadota bacterium region AATATTTGGTCAATCCGTTGCGCACCGTGATAAATTTCACATCCGCGCCATATTTGTCATGTGCCAAAACGTAGGCAAAGGTTGCCAACCAGGCAACATCCGCCTGATATGACCCAATTGCCTCAATCACAGCAGCATAGCTGGTTGGAACCGCCACCTTGAAGTGATAACCGGTTTCCTTGTGCATCCAATCCGCGATTGCCTCCCCGCTGCTAATCACGGAAGAAGCCTCCATCGAAGGCACAAAATACATTTTGATGGGGTTTTTCTTTGAACCCAGCTCTAAATTTGCCTTTGCCAGCCTGTCGGCGTCGCTCATGCAGGATGTCAGAAACACGGCAAATATAATCAAAAGAAAAGTGAATCTTTTCATGAGATAGTCTCCTGGTTAATATAAATATTATCGAAATAATACATGCTTCAAATCCAGTCCCAATCCTCAAAGTATTGGTCAATCACCAACAGATTCCGCCCCAGCTTGTCCCGCAGCTCAATCTGGGAAACCTCGTCCAGGCTCAGCCCGTCATGGTTGAACACGTTGGAAGGCAAAATCACGGTCTCGCCTCGCTTTGCGCCGTGTTGAGCCAAAATGTCCGAAGCGGAAAGCAAGCCGCTCACATTCACCTGCCCACCCAAAAAACGGTTTTCAATCGGCTTCACGCGAACGCTTGACCTCTCCAAACCCTTGTTCAGCTTCACCGCGATGGCTTCCAGGTTTGAAGCCGCTAAAAGGGATGTGATTAAAACGCAGGAAGCCCCGCTTTTATCCAATTCCCTTGTCAGGGCGCGGCGTCGGCGTCCAAATCTCATCCAGCTCAGCCGCGTCATGCCGATTCCATTTTCCAATTGCGGAAAATCCCCGTAATAACTTGCGTTGGGGATATCGATTCCCGCCAGGATAAAGAGTTCATCCGCCGCCTGAACCAAGGGATGATTTTCCCTGTATTCATCAATGATTTCAATGGTTTGCGCCGCCAGTTTGCCGTCAAATGGCTCCAGACGGGTCAGCTTTTCTCTCCAAGCGGTTAGCCCAACTGGAACCACCCCCACGGAAAGCGTGTTGATTCTGCCATCCAACAGTTCCTCAAGGCTTTGCCTCAGTTCGTCCCCACAGTTGTATCCCGGAACACAAACAATCTGAAGGTGAAAGCTTATCC contains the following coding sequences:
- a CDS encoding DUF512 domain-containing protein produces the protein MPLKILEVHARGQAAKAGIKSGDTILSINGMEISDFFDLEYYANDYQLDFELSDAEGKTRELSVFRQPGKALGIEPEPHQLTPCANRCVFCFIDQLPPGLRPSLYEKDDDYLFSYVFGNFITLNNLGKRELERIVNQHISPLYVSVHCSNPKLRQNLMGSPREFDVLKTLRALSRKGISFHLQIVCVPGYNCGDELRQSLEELLDGRINTLSVGVVPVGLTAWREKLTRLEPFDGKLAAQTIEIIDEYRENHPLVQAADELFILAGIDIPNASYYGDFPQLENGIGMTRLSWMRFGRRRRALTRELDKSGASCVLITSLLAASNLEAIAVKLNKGLERSSVRVKPIENRFLGGQVNVSGLLSASDILAQHGAKRGETVILPSNVFNHDGLSLDEVSQIELRDKLGRNLLVIDQYFEDWDWI